CGCGCAGTAGACCGCTGCCGTCGGGTCCACCCGGTAGGCGGCCGTCGAGCCGACGTTGACGATGTGTCCCGCGCCCCGGGCCCGCATCAGCGGGAGGGCGGCCGCGATGCCGTGCAGGGCGCCCCGCAGGTTCACGTCGATCATGTGGTCCCATTCGTCGACCCGCCCGGCGTCGAGCGTCGAGAGGGGCATCACACCGGCGTTGTTGATCAGGACGTCGATCCGTCCGTGCCGCTCGTGCGCCCCATCGACGAAGGCTCGCACGCTGTCCAGGCGGGTCACGTCGAGCTCCTGGTGTTCGGCCGTGCCGCCCGCGACACGTAGCTCGGCGACCAGGGCGGCGAGCCGGTCGACCCGCCGGGCGCCGAGCACGACAAGGTGGCCGTCTGCGGCCAGTCGGCGGGCTGTGGCCTCGCCGATGCCGCTGCTCGCGCCCGTGATGAGGACGATCTTGGACGTTGGGGTCTGCGTCTGCATCGGGACTCCTGATCACTCGTGCCGGCTGTCCGGCTGGCTGGGGTCAAGGATCAGGCGGTCGTCGGGCTTGGAGAAGGCCGCTTCTTCCTGGGTGCGCCGCACCCTGGCAACCTGCCGGCGACGCGATCTACGCTGGTCAGATGCCGTCCGCCACCAGCACCCTCGGGGAGTTCCTGCGCGCCCGCCGCGCCCGGGTGGACCCGACGGACGTCGGCCTGCGCGGCGGTGGCGACCGCCGGGTGCCCGGCCTGCGCCGGGAAGAGGTCGCCGTGCTGGCCGGGGTGAGCGTCGACTACTACGCCCGCCTGGAGCAGGGCCGGGAACGGCACCCCTCGCCGCAGCTTCTTGAGGCGATCGGGCGGGCCCTCCGCCTCGACGGCGACGCCCGCCTCCATGTCTTCCGGCTTGCCGGGCTCAACCCTCGCCCGGCCCCGAGCCGCGCCCGGGACCAGGTGCACCCGGCGCTGAGACAACTGCTGGACGCCTTCCCCACCTCGGCCGCCTACGTGCTCAGCCCCGCGTTCGACGTGCTCGCCGGCAACGGTGTCGCCGCCGCGCTGCTCTCGCCGTTCTCCGGTGTGCACAACATGGTCCGGGTGCTGTTCCAGCACCCCCAGGCACGCACGGTGTTCGTGGAGTGGCCGACCCTGACGGAGAACGTCGTTCATGCCCTACGGCTGAACGCCGGCCAGTTCCCGGACGATCCGGACATTCGCCGGCTAGTCGCCGAACTCCGGCAGACCTCACCGCAGTTCCGGTCTCTGTGGGACGACCAGACCGTCAGCGGGCTGAACCGGCTGTTCAAGGTCTTCGTCCACCCCGAGGTCGGTCGGGTCGAGCTGACCTACCAGAGCTTCGACGTTCGCGATGCGCCCGGTCAGCAACTGCTCGTCGGCACGCCGGAGCCGGGCAGCCGCAGCGCCGAGGCCCTCGCCTATCTGGCCGCCATGCACGTGGCGGCCTGACCAGGCCGGTCCTCGACCGACCTGGTCCACCACTCCCCCAACCCGGAAGGCCCCACGGCCACCGGCCTCACCCCTTCACGCAGACCACCTGCTTGAGGTGCGCGACCACCTCGACCAGGTCCTCCTGCTGCGCCATCACCTCGGTGATGTCCTTGTACGCGCCGGGGATCTCGTCGACCACCCCAGCGTCCTTGCGGCACTCCACCCCCGCCGTCTGCGCCGCCAGGTCCTCCGTGCTGTAGGTGCGCTTCGCCTGCGCCCGGGACATCCGCCGCCCCGCCCCGTGCGATGCCGAGCAGTACGCGTCCGGGTTGCCCTTGCCCCGCACGATGTACGAACCCGTGCCCATCGACCCCGGGATGATGCCCAGGTCCCCCCGACCGGCCCGGATCGCGCCCTTGCGCGTCACCAGCACATCCACCCCGCCGTAGCTCTCCTCCGCCACGTAGTTGTGGTGGCACGAGATCGGCTCGTCGTAGCCGACGTGCGGGAACCGCTCACGGACCACCTCGCAGAGCACCGCGAGCATCACCGCCCGGTTGCGCCGCGCGTACTCCTGCGCCCACCACAGGTCCCGGCGGTACGCGTCCATCTCCGGCGTGCCGACGAGGAACACCGCGAGGTCGCGGTCGGGCAGGTCGGCGTTGTGCGGCAGCCGTCGGGCCACCGCCATGTGCCGCTCCGCCAGCTCCTTGCCGATGTTGCGGGAACCGGAGTGCAGCATCAGCCAGACCCGGCCCTCGTCGGCGCCGCCCTGCTCCAGGCAGACCTCGACGAAGTGGTTGCCGCCGCCGAGGGTGCCCAGCTGCCGCTGCGCCCGTACCTCCAGCTGCGCCACACCCCGGTCGAGGTCGGCGAAGCGGCGCCAGAAGTCGTCCCAGCCACGCTGCTCCAGGCCGCGCACCCGGCGCGGGTCGATCGCCCGCTCCCGCTGCGCGAACCCGACCGGGATCGCCGCCTCGATCGCGGAACGCAGCCCACCCAGGTCGTCGGGCAGGTCGTCGGCGGTCAGCGAGGTCCGCACCGCCGACATGCCGCAGCCGATGTCGACGCCGACCGCGGCCGGTGACACGGCCTGCCGCATCGCGATGACCGAGCCGACGGTCGCGCCCTTGCCGAAGTGGACGTCCGGCATCACGGCGACGCCCTCCACCCACGGCAGCGCGCCGATGTTGCGCAGCTGCCGGGCCGCCTGCTGCTCGATGGCGTACGGGTCGGTCCAGACCCGGACCGGCGCCCGGGTGCCGGCCAGCTCGGTGAATCCCATCGTGGTCTCCTCGTGTCGTACCTGAACGTGTCGGAGCGGTTGGCCGGATTCGAACCGGCGGCCTTCACCGTGGCGGGGTGACGCGCTGCCAGACTGCGCTACAACCGCGATACACCGACGACGCCGGAGACGCCGTCGGGTGGACAGGACCGTGTCGCCCGGCGCCGGGGCCCGGGGACGAAAAAGCCGCCCGGACCCCGGCGGGGTGGGCGGCTGCGCGGACGCGCTGGCGCGTCAGTCGCGCCGCCTCCCCCGGTGCCGGTCCTCGGTGGACCGGCGCTGACCCAGGGCTGGCGCACCGCC
This genomic stretch from Micromonospora krabiensis harbors:
- a CDS encoding RtcB family protein, whose product is MGFTELAGTRAPVRVWTDPYAIEQQAARQLRNIGALPWVEGVAVMPDVHFGKGATVGSVIAMRQAVSPAAVGVDIGCGMSAVRTSLTADDLPDDLGGLRSAIEAAIPVGFAQRERAIDPRRVRGLEQRGWDDFWRRFADLDRGVAQLEVRAQRQLGTLGGGNHFVEVCLEQGGADEGRVWLMLHSGSRNIGKELAERHMAVARRLPHNADLPDRDLAVFLVGTPEMDAYRRDLWWAQEYARRNRAVMLAVLCEVVRERFPHVGYDEPISCHHNYVAEESYGGVDVLVTRKGAIRAGRGDLGIIPGSMGTGSYIVRGKGNPDAYCSASHGAGRRMSRAQAKRTYSTEDLAAQTAGVECRKDAGVVDEIPGAYKDITEVMAQQEDLVEVVAHLKQVVCVKG
- a CDS encoding SDR family oxidoreductase, encoding MQTQTPTSKIVLITGASSGIGEATARRLAADGHLVVLGARRVDRLAALVAELRVAGGTAEHQELDVTRLDSVRAFVDGAHERHGRIDVLINNAGVMPLSTLDAGRVDEWDHMIDVNLRGALHGIAAALPLMRARGAGHIVNVGSTAAYRVDPTAAVYCATKFAVRALSEGLRQENPDIRVTVVSPGYTRSELLDRGGDPEVRAAVRAASDSLAIPAAAVADAIGYAVAQPDNVDVNELVVRPTALS
- a CDS encoding helix-turn-helix domain-containing protein, producing MPSATSTLGEFLRARRARVDPTDVGLRGGGDRRVPGLRREEVAVLAGVSVDYYARLEQGRERHPSPQLLEAIGRALRLDGDARLHVFRLAGLNPRPAPSRARDQVHPALRQLLDAFPTSAAYVLSPAFDVLAGNGVAAALLSPFSGVHNMVRVLFQHPQARTVFVEWPTLTENVVHALRLNAGQFPDDPDIRRLVAELRQTSPQFRSLWDDQTVSGLNRLFKVFVHPEVGRVELTYQSFDVRDAPGQQLLVGTPEPGSRSAEALAYLAAMHVAA